One genomic window of Microbacterium testaceum StLB037 includes the following:
- the efeU gene encoding iron uptake transporter permease EfeU encodes MLASFFATFLIGLREGLEAALVVGILVAYLTRLGRRDALPRLWIGVGLAVVLALTVGAIFTFGAYMLTFEAQELLGGGMSLLAVAMVTWMIFWMQRAGRTLKAGLEGGIDKALQGGVWALVAIGFVSVAREGVETTLLLWSMVQGFGDSPVALLGALLGLVTAVVLGWLIARGMLRLNLGRFFTWTGGFLVVVAAGVLAYAFHDLQEAGALPGPFGAGATLDPVTGGVATGWAGFPFGWAFDVSDTIAPGGPLAALLQATVGFMPAMTWLQVVAWTVYIAVVVPLFVRGVRANRRPKAPAPTPAADDPAANAAPDSPDAARVPDAAASVTHPNGAS; translated from the coding sequence GTGCTCGCCAGCTTCTTCGCCACGTTCCTCATCGGCCTCCGCGAAGGCCTCGAAGCCGCGCTCGTCGTCGGCATCCTGGTCGCGTATCTCACGCGCCTCGGGCGTCGTGACGCCCTGCCCCGTCTGTGGATCGGCGTCGGTCTCGCGGTCGTCCTGGCGCTCACGGTCGGCGCGATCTTCACGTTCGGCGCCTACATGCTGACCTTCGAAGCGCAGGAGCTCCTCGGCGGGGGGATGTCCCTCCTCGCCGTCGCGATGGTCACCTGGATGATCTTCTGGATGCAACGCGCCGGGCGCACGCTCAAGGCCGGGCTCGAGGGCGGGATCGACAAGGCCCTCCAGGGCGGTGTCTGGGCTCTCGTGGCCATCGGTTTCGTGTCGGTCGCACGCGAGGGCGTCGAGACGACCCTGCTGCTCTGGTCGATGGTGCAGGGCTTCGGCGACAGCCCGGTCGCTCTGCTCGGCGCGCTCCTCGGGCTCGTCACCGCCGTCGTGCTCGGCTGGCTGATCGCGCGCGGGATGCTGCGGCTGAACCTCGGACGCTTCTTCACCTGGACCGGGGGGTTCCTGGTCGTGGTCGCCGCCGGCGTGCTCGCCTACGCGTTCCACGATCTGCAGGAGGCCGGGGCGCTGCCCGGCCCCTTCGGCGCGGGCGCCACGCTCGACCCCGTCACCGGCGGAGTCGCCACGGGATGGGCGGGCTTCCCCTTCGGATGGGCCTTCGACGTGTCCGACACGATCGCCCCCGGTGGCCCGCTCGCCGCCCTCCTGCAGGCGACCGTCGGCTTCATGCCCGCGATGACGTGGCTCCAGGTCGTCGCCTGGACGGTCTACATCGCGGTGGTGGTGCCCCTGTTCGTGCGCGGCGTGCGCGCGAACCGTCGCCCGAAGGCGCCCGCCCCGACTCCCGCGGCCGACGACCCCGCGGCGAACGCCGCCCCCGATTCTCCCGACGCCGCTCGCGTGCCCGACGCCGCGGCATCCGTCACCCATCCGAATGGAGCATCATGA
- a CDS encoding isopenicillin N synthase family dioxygenase: protein MSDLNLPVLDLSLLDQGPDAAARFRDELRAATHDVGFFYLTGTGVSPELEANLLRAAKDFFALPEADKLAIENVTSPHFRGYTRVGGERTQGRVDWREQIDIGPERAAIDDPDGPGYNRLVGPNLWPAAQPELKEVVTEWHDHLTGVARKLLRAWALALGAEEQYFDRHFGDPQTLIKIVRYPGKDDPTPQQGVGAHKDSGVLTLLWVEPGKGGLQVERDGEWVDAPPVPGAFVVNIGELLEYATQGYLTATNHRVISPKYPDERISVPFFFNPALDARLPIIELPEELASEVRGVTDDPTNPIHATYGENALKSRLRAHPDVAERWHADLLAARAAS, encoded by the coding sequence ATGTCCGACCTGAATCTCCCCGTGCTCGACCTCTCGCTCCTCGACCAGGGACCGGATGCCGCCGCCCGCTTCCGCGACGAGCTGCGCGCCGCGACCCACGACGTCGGCTTCTTCTACCTGACCGGCACCGGCGTCAGCCCCGAACTGGAGGCGAACCTCCTGCGGGCGGCGAAGGACTTCTTCGCACTGCCCGAGGCCGACAAGCTCGCGATCGAGAACGTGACGAGCCCGCACTTCCGCGGCTACACGCGGGTCGGCGGCGAGCGCACGCAGGGCCGCGTCGACTGGCGCGAGCAGATCGACATCGGACCCGAGCGCGCGGCGATCGACGACCCCGATGGTCCGGGATACAACCGTCTCGTCGGGCCCAACCTGTGGCCCGCGGCGCAGCCCGAGCTGAAGGAGGTCGTCACCGAGTGGCACGACCACCTCACCGGCGTGGCCCGCAAGCTGCTGCGCGCGTGGGCGCTCGCCCTCGGCGCCGAGGAGCAGTACTTCGACCGCCACTTCGGCGACCCGCAGACCCTCATCAAGATCGTCCGGTACCCCGGCAAGGACGACCCGACTCCCCAGCAGGGTGTCGGAGCGCACAAGGACTCGGGCGTCCTGACGCTGCTGTGGGTCGAGCCCGGCAAGGGCGGCCTGCAGGTCGAGCGCGACGGCGAGTGGGTCGACGCTCCCCCGGTGCCCGGCGCGTTCGTCGTCAACATCGGCGAACTGCTCGAGTACGCCACCCAGGGCTACCTGACCGCGACGAACCACCGCGTGATCTCACCGAAGTACCCCGACGAGCGCATCTCGGTGCCGTTCTTCTTCAACCCGGCGCTCGATGCGCGCCTGCCGATCATCGAGCTGCCCGAGGAGCTGGCATCCGAGGTCCGCGGGGTCACCGACGACCCGACCAACCCCATCCACGCGACCTACGGCGAGAACGCCCTGAAGTCGCGCCTGCGCGCCCACCCCGACGTGGCCGAGCGCTGGCACGCCGACCTGCTGGCCGCCCGCGCGGCATCCTGA
- the rpsO gene encoding 30S ribosomal protein S15: protein MALEADVKKAIIEEYATHPGDTGSPEVQVAMMTQRIKDLTEHLKIHKHDHHSRRGLFLLVGQRRRLLGYLQDVDINRYRSLIERLGLRR from the coding sequence ATGGCACTCGAAGCAGACGTCAAGAAGGCGATCATCGAAGAGTACGCGACGCACCCCGGTGACACCGGATCCCCCGAGGTGCAGGTCGCGATGATGACGCAGCGCATCAAGGACCTCACCGAGCACCTCAAGATCCACAAGCACGACCACCACTCGCGCCGTGGACTCTTCCTGCTCGTCGGTCAGCGCCGTCGCCTGCTGGGTTACCTGCAGGACGTCGACATCAACCGTTACCGCTCGCTCATCGAGCGTCTCGGTCTGCGTCGCTAA
- a CDS encoding DUF167 domain-containing protein, with translation MQLTVRVKPGSRRGPLVEDTAEGLVVHVRERAVDGAANSGVVKALAAHFGVPARDVEILRGHAARVKRVEVDA, from the coding sequence GTGCAGCTCACCGTCCGCGTCAAGCCCGGCAGTCGACGCGGTCCCCTCGTCGAAGACACCGCCGAGGGGCTCGTGGTGCACGTGCGCGAGCGCGCTGTCGACGGCGCGGCGAACTCCGGTGTCGTCAAGGCTCTCGCGGCGCACTTCGGCGTGCCGGCCCGCGATGTCGAGATCCTGCGCGGGCACGCCGCCCGAGTGAAGCGCGTCGAGGTCGACGCGTGA
- a CDS encoding MFS transporter, whose protein sequence is MSARKSAFIDLRPLTTSPAFARLWIGSTLAGLGGQLTVVAVMLHVFELTQSTFAVSMIAVAGLLPMVLAGLYGGMLADAFDRRTVALLAAVVTFVSTALLAALAWTGLETVGWLFVLSVVNSAANSIVMATKSAITPRLIPRELLPAAAALQGVTVGIMVMAGPALAGVLVAVAGYAWTYSLDVLLMTSLFLGLWSLPRLRPEGEVVRPGLESLRDGARFLRRAPNIRLQYLLDITAMTFGQPVTLFPAIGAVLLGGGAITTGVLTAAVAAGAFLSSLFSGPIGRVRRQGLGIERAIQVYGLSIGLFGLVLVAASLGWLRPDLVDETHAAVALIVLAAVTLAISGAADNVSAIYRSTMMQAAVPDAMRGRLQGIFIVVVAGGPRIGALYAGTLATLTALWVPPLFGGILILAIVGTLVRFSPRFRAYDALDPQP, encoded by the coding sequence GTGAGCGCCCGCAAGAGCGCGTTCATCGATCTGCGTCCGCTCACCACCTCCCCCGCGTTCGCGCGGCTGTGGATCGGGTCGACGCTCGCGGGCCTCGGCGGACAGCTCACGGTCGTCGCCGTCATGCTGCACGTGTTCGAGCTGACGCAGAGCACCTTCGCGGTCTCGATGATCGCGGTCGCGGGGCTCCTGCCCATGGTCCTCGCGGGTCTCTACGGCGGCATGCTCGCCGACGCCTTCGATCGGCGCACGGTCGCCCTTCTCGCGGCCGTCGTCACCTTCGTCTCGACCGCGTTGCTGGCTGCCCTCGCGTGGACGGGCCTCGAGACGGTCGGGTGGCTCTTCGTCCTCAGCGTGGTGAACTCCGCTGCGAACTCCATCGTGATGGCGACCAAGTCGGCGATCACCCCGCGGCTGATCCCCCGCGAGCTACTGCCGGCCGCCGCGGCCCTCCAGGGAGTCACCGTCGGAATCATGGTGATGGCCGGACCCGCGCTGGCCGGTGTGCTCGTCGCGGTGGCCGGATACGCCTGGACCTACTCGCTCGACGTGCTCCTCATGACCTCGCTCTTCCTGGGGCTCTGGTCGTTGCCGCGCCTGCGTCCCGAGGGCGAGGTCGTGCGACCCGGGCTCGAGTCGCTCCGCGACGGCGCGCGGTTCCTGCGCCGCGCCCCGAACATCCGCCTGCAGTACCTCCTCGACATCACGGCGATGACCTTCGGCCAACCCGTCACCCTCTTCCCCGCGATCGGTGCGGTGCTGCTGGGCGGTGGGGCGATCACCACCGGCGTCCTCACGGCGGCGGTCGCGGCCGGCGCGTTCCTGTCGAGCCTCTTCTCGGGCCCGATCGGGCGGGTGCGACGCCAGGGCCTCGGGATCGAGCGCGCGATCCAGGTCTACGGCCTGTCGATCGGCCTGTTCGGCCTGGTCTTGGTCGCCGCGAGCCTCGGCTGGCTCCGCCCCGACCTCGTCGACGAGACCCACGCCGCCGTCGCGCTGATCGTCCTCGCCGCGGTGACTCTCGCCATCTCGGGAGCGGCCGACAACGTCAGCGCGATCTACCGCTCGACCATGATGCAGGCGGCTGTCCCGGATGCCATGCGCGGGCGCCTCCAGGGCATCTTCATCGTCGTGGTGGCCGGCGGCCCCCGCATCGGGGCGCTCTACGCCGGAACCCTCGCGACCCTGACCGCCCTGTGGGTGCCTCCCCTGTTCGGCGGCATCCTGATCCTGGCCATCGTGGGCACGCTCGTGCGGTTCTCGCCGCGCTTCCGGGCCTACGACGCGCTCGATCCTCAGCCCTGA
- a CDS encoding molybdopterin-dependent oxidoreductase — protein MTRTTQSSAHWGTFQVDVSDDGRTVLGTRPYADDPDASPAIAGVAEAQHHPLRVTRPAVRRRWLENGPGPDDRRGAPDEEYVEVEWDEALDLLAAELDRVRTAHGNRAIFGGSYGWGSAGRLHHAQGQLHRFLNAIGGYTSSINDYSRGASLVLLPHLIGRNGMEELRKRPPSWPHIAAHTDLLLCFGGVRLSNTSVIPGGHNRQVVGGLSREAAQSTRIVSVSAQRDDIAADLDAEWVGIRPGTDTALLLALTHTLVEEGLADDAFLSACTVGADQVRAYLRGEPDGVAKTAEWAAGITGIAARSIRDLARRAAAGRTLVNVTYSLQRAEHGEQAVFAALTFAAFLGQIGLPGGGFSHGYGSMGDHGIGVEQVRLPTFPQGRNAVDDFIPCARISDLLLRPDETIPYDGRTLPLPDIRLVYWAGGNPFHHHQDIRRLRRGFARIDTLVVHEFHWTPTARHADIVLPAATPLERDDIAAGPGDSRLRAMPRAVAPVGEAREEFWIYDRLAERLGADYSEGLDSRAWLERIYEQWRGQNPEAPSFAEFWREGGTALPQRPYRDGAFAAFRADPGSHPLDTPSGLIELFSSTLHGFALPDTAGHALWIEPEADPGSPYDLQLLCNQPSHRLHSQLDMAAPSRSTKVAGREPIRLNRTDAAARGIRDGDVAIVRSAQGSLLAGVIVTDALLPGVAQMHTGSWFDPSAPHIADCINGNVNVLTKDVGTSTLTQASSGARVAVSVAHYDGPIPPVRAHEPPPLTARRDRGGDARG, from the coding sequence ATGACGCGGACCACGCAGAGCAGCGCGCACTGGGGCACGTTCCAGGTCGACGTGTCGGACGACGGCCGCACGGTGCTGGGGACGAGGCCGTACGCGGACGACCCCGACGCCTCCCCGGCGATCGCCGGCGTCGCTGAGGCGCAGCACCACCCGCTCCGCGTCACGCGTCCGGCGGTCCGTCGACGGTGGCTCGAGAACGGTCCCGGTCCGGACGACCGTCGAGGCGCCCCGGACGAGGAGTACGTGGAGGTCGAGTGGGACGAAGCGCTCGACCTGCTCGCCGCCGAACTGGACCGGGTCCGCACCGCGCACGGCAACCGGGCGATCTTCGGCGGCTCCTACGGGTGGGGAAGCGCCGGACGCCTGCATCACGCGCAGGGTCAACTGCATCGCTTCCTCAACGCGATCGGCGGATACACCTCGTCGATCAACGACTACAGCCGCGGAGCCAGCCTCGTCCTCCTTCCGCACCTCATCGGCCGGAACGGGATGGAGGAGCTCCGCAAGCGTCCGCCGTCGTGGCCGCACATCGCCGCGCACACCGACCTCCTGCTCTGCTTCGGCGGTGTCCGCCTGTCGAACACCTCGGTGATCCCGGGCGGGCACAACCGCCAGGTCGTCGGCGGACTGTCGCGCGAGGCCGCGCAGAGCACGCGCATCGTGTCCGTCTCCGCGCAGCGCGACGACATCGCCGCCGACCTGGACGCCGAGTGGGTCGGCATCCGTCCCGGCACCGACACGGCTCTCCTCCTCGCCCTCACGCACACCCTCGTCGAGGAGGGACTGGCTGACGACGCGTTCCTGTCCGCGTGCACCGTCGGCGCCGATCAGGTGCGCGCGTACCTGCGGGGAGAGCCCGACGGGGTGGCGAAGACCGCGGAATGGGCCGCGGGCATCACGGGAATCGCCGCGCGCTCGATCCGCGACCTCGCGCGACGTGCCGCCGCGGGCCGGACCCTGGTCAACGTCACGTACTCCTTGCAGCGCGCCGAGCACGGCGAGCAAGCGGTGTTCGCCGCGCTGACCTTCGCGGCCTTCCTCGGCCAGATCGGATTGCCCGGCGGCGGCTTCTCCCACGGCTACGGGTCGATGGGCGACCACGGCATCGGGGTCGAGCAGGTGCGACTGCCCACCTTCCCCCAGGGCCGGAACGCGGTGGATGACTTCATCCCGTGCGCACGGATCAGCGACCTCCTCCTGCGCCCGGACGAGACGATCCCTTACGACGGCCGCACGCTTCCCCTGCCCGACATCCGTCTCGTGTACTGGGCGGGCGGCAACCCGTTCCACCACCACCAGGACATCCGGCGTCTGCGCCGAGGCTTCGCGCGGATCGACACGCTCGTGGTGCACGAGTTCCACTGGACGCCGACCGCCCGACACGCCGACATCGTCCTGCCCGCGGCGACGCCGCTCGAGCGCGACGACATCGCGGCCGGCCCCGGCGACTCCCGCCTGCGCGCCATGCCGCGCGCGGTGGCTCCCGTCGGCGAGGCCCGCGAGGAGTTCTGGATCTACGACCGCCTCGCCGAGCGTCTCGGCGCGGACTACTCCGAGGGACTCGACTCACGGGCCTGGCTCGAGCGCATCTACGAGCAGTGGCGGGGACAGAACCCCGAGGCGCCGTCGTTCGCCGAGTTCTGGCGCGAAGGCGGTACCGCGCTGCCGCAACGTCCGTACCGCGATGGAGCCTTCGCCGCGTTCCGCGCCGATCCCGGCTCGCACCCGCTCGACACCCCCAGCGGTCTGATCGAGCTGTTCTCGTCGACGCTCCACGGGTTCGCGTTACCCGACACGGCGGGGCACGCCCTGTGGATCGAGCCGGAGGCGGACCCGGGCTCCCCGTACGACCTGCAGTTGCTGTGCAACCAGCCCTCCCACCGCCTGCACAGTCAGCTCGATATGGCGGCACCCAGCCGATCCACGAAGGTCGCCGGCCGCGAGCCGATCCGTCTGAACCGCACGGATGCCGCCGCGCGGGGCATCCGGGACGGTGACGTCGCGATCGTCCGCAGCGCGCAGGGAAGCCTCCTGGCCGGCGTGATCGTCACGGACGCGCTGCTCCCGGGTGTCGCCCAGATGCACACGGGATCGTGGTTCGACCCCAGCGCCCCGCACATCGCCGACTGCATCAACGGCAATGTCAACGTCCTGACGAAGGACGTGGGGACCTCGACGCTCACGCAGGCCTCCAGCGGGGCGCGCGTCGCGGTCTCGGTTGCGCACTACGACGGTCCCATCCCACCGGTGCGGGCCCACGAGCCCCCGCCCCTCACGGCTCGCCGCGACCGGGGCGGCGACGCCCGGGGCTGA
- a CDS encoding DMT family transporter, with protein MASASSPSPVSIAVQFVLTGIVWGSSFLFIAVALTGMTPAQVAGGRLLFGALALAAIVAIRREHLPRSVRVWGHLCVLSATFCIVPFLLFAWAEQHVSSGLASIFNATTPIMTAIMAWAVFRVESLKLGQLVGIAIGIVGVVVIIAPGAIADVGGSTIAQLALLGATACYGFSLAYMRRFLGDTGLSGIAFAFGYIGPAAAFMVLLSPLILAEPMHLTLPVVGSIIALGVLGTGIAYVWNQNTLRAWGPTRASTVTYITPVVGVALGILILGERISWNEPVGAAVVFLGILLVQQRLRLPRPARV; from the coding sequence GTGGCATCCGCATCCTCCCCCTCCCCCGTCTCGATCGCCGTGCAGTTCGTCCTCACCGGCATCGTGTGGGGTTCGAGCTTCCTCTTCATCGCGGTCGCGCTCACCGGCATGACCCCGGCGCAGGTCGCGGGCGGTCGTCTGCTGTTCGGCGCGCTCGCTCTGGCGGCGATCGTCGCGATCCGCCGCGAGCACCTCCCCCGCAGCGTCCGCGTCTGGGGGCACCTGTGCGTGCTCTCCGCGACGTTCTGCATCGTGCCGTTCCTGCTCTTCGCCTGGGCCGAGCAGCACGTGTCCTCGGGGCTGGCCAGCATCTTCAACGCGACGACGCCGATCATGACGGCGATCATGGCGTGGGCGGTCTTCCGCGTCGAGAGTCTCAAACTGGGCCAGCTCGTCGGGATCGCGATCGGCATCGTGGGCGTGGTCGTCATCATCGCCCCCGGGGCGATCGCCGACGTCGGCGGCAGCACGATCGCGCAGCTCGCCCTGCTCGGGGCCACGGCGTGCTATGGCTTCAGCCTCGCGTACATGCGGCGGTTCCTCGGCGACACCGGCCTGTCGGGCATCGCGTTCGCGTTCGGCTACATCGGACCGGCCGCGGCGTTCATGGTGCTGCTGTCGCCGCTGATCCTGGCCGAACCGATGCACCTCACGCTCCCGGTGGTGGGGAGCATCATCGCCCTCGGCGTTCTCGGCACCGGCATCGCCTACGTCTGGAACCAGAACACCCTGCGCGCCTGGGGACCCACGCGCGCCTCGACGGTCACCTACATCACCCCCGTGGTCGGGGTGGCGCTCGGCATCCTGATCCTCGGCGAGCGCATCTCGTGGAACGAGCCGGTGGGCGCCGCCGTGGTCTTCCTCGGGATCCTGCTCGTGCAGCAGCGCCTCCGCCTGCCGCGGCCCGCCCGGGTCTGA
- a CDS encoding YceI family protein has translation MTDTTTLEIPGYKAGTWVLDPSHSEVTFTVRHMMISKVRGTFGMKSATLVAPENPLEATVEASVDVTSVDTKDEGRDQHLRSAEFFDVETYPTMDFRSTGVRVEDGDYLVDGELTIRGVSKPATFSIDFGGFGTDPWGNYKVGATAKTVINREDFGLTWNAALETGGVLVGKDVTIELDLQFAHQA, from the coding sequence ATGACCGACACCACCACGCTCGAGATCCCCGGCTACAAGGCGGGCACCTGGGTGCTCGACCCCTCGCACAGCGAGGTGACCTTCACCGTCCGTCACATGATGATCTCCAAGGTGCGCGGCACCTTCGGCATGAAGAGCGCCACGCTCGTCGCCCCCGAGAACCCCCTCGAGGCCACCGTCGAGGCGTCCGTCGACGTCACCTCGGTCGACACCAAGGACGAGGGGCGCGACCAGCACCTCCGTTCGGCCGAGTTCTTCGACGTCGAGACCTACCCGACGATGGACTTCCGCTCGACCGGTGTCCGCGTCGAGGACGGCGACTACCTCGTCGACGGCGAGCTCACCATCCGCGGCGTCAGCAAGCCCGCCACCTTCTCGATCGACTTCGGTGGCTTCGGCACCGACCCGTGGGGCAACTACAAGGTCGGCGCGACCGCCAAGACGGTCATCAACCGTGAGGACTTCGGCCTCACCTGGAACGCCGCTCTCGAGACCGGCGGCGTCCTCGTCGGCAAGGACGTCACCATCGAGCTCGACCTGCAGTTCGCTCACCAGGCGTGA
- a CDS encoding FKBP-type peptidyl-prolyl cis-trans isomerase, with protein MTDRTKPEFDAPSGPAPSDLVIRDIIVGDGDEAKPGDTVTVHYAGVEYESGEEFDSSWGRGESIQFPLRGLIQGWQDGIPGMKVGGRRELVIPPHLAYGPAGGHFLGGKTLIFIIDLLKVG; from the coding sequence ATGACTGATCGCACCAAGCCGGAGTTCGACGCTCCCAGCGGCCCCGCCCCCTCCGACCTCGTCATCCGCGACATCATCGTCGGCGACGGCGACGAGGCCAAGCCCGGCGACACCGTCACCGTGCACTACGCCGGTGTCGAGTACGAGTCCGGCGAGGAGTTCGACTCCTCGTGGGGTCGTGGCGAGAGCATCCAGTTCCCCCTCCGCGGCCTCATCCAGGGCTGGCAGGACGGCATCCCGGGCATGAAGGTCGGCGGTCGTCGCGAGCTGGTCATCCCGCCGCACCTGGCCTACGGCCCCGCGGGCGGCCACTTCCTCGGCGGCAAGACGCTGATCTTCATCATCGACCTGCTCAAGGTCGGCTGA
- a CDS encoding PrsW family intramembrane metalloprotease encodes MSYPSPLSQPSPGQPARISTTPPVAVSAAPPRVRGGGVALWIVAALLVPVLALLVLYFTRFLGPAASFIGLVLAVIPFVVVWFVVRYIDRWEPEPRRLLIFAAAWGAVAAVAIALGVDLLVTLVTGGLPDAVSSVVQAPIVEEVAKGLGILLLYAFARRFFDGPVDGIVYGALIGAGFALTENVQYFAIGYLEGGPGEVATTFFLRAVLSPFAHVMFTSITGFAFGLAARRSLRTGAALGYAVPGLIGAIVLHAVWNGSATFFNFFEVYATLQVPLFVAFIVGILFLRREESRLTRARLGEYADAGWFTPQEVDMLATAPGRRSALAWSRTLRGDRSSIMKSFIRDATALAAARQRALSGRDPYAVATERQLLERTTAARAALLAP; translated from the coding sequence ATGAGCTACCCGTCGCCGCTCTCGCAGCCGTCCCCGGGGCAACCGGCCCGGATCTCGACGACCCCGCCCGTCGCCGTCTCCGCCGCCCCGCCGCGGGTGCGCGGCGGGGGCGTGGCCCTGTGGATCGTCGCCGCTCTGCTGGTGCCGGTGCTGGCCCTGCTGGTGCTGTACTTCACGCGGTTCCTGGGGCCGGCGGCATCCTTCATCGGGCTCGTCCTGGCGGTCATCCCGTTCGTGGTCGTCTGGTTCGTGGTGCGCTACATCGACCGGTGGGAACCCGAGCCGCGCCGCCTGCTGATCTTCGCCGCCGCGTGGGGCGCGGTCGCAGCGGTGGCGATCGCGCTCGGCGTCGATCTGCTGGTCACTCTCGTCACGGGAGGGCTGCCGGATGCCGTGAGCTCGGTCGTGCAGGCACCGATCGTCGAGGAGGTCGCGAAGGGGCTCGGCATCCTGCTGCTGTACGCCTTCGCCCGGCGGTTCTTCGACGGCCCGGTCGACGGCATCGTCTACGGCGCGCTGATCGGCGCGGGCTTCGCGCTGACCGAGAACGTGCAGTACTTCGCGATCGGCTACCTCGAAGGGGGCCCCGGCGAGGTCGCGACCACGTTCTTCCTGCGGGCGGTGCTCTCGCCGTTCGCGCACGTCATGTTCACGAGCATCACCGGGTTCGCGTTCGGGCTCGCCGCGCGGCGATCCCTCCGCACCGGCGCCGCTCTCGGCTACGCCGTCCCGGGCCTGATCGGCGCGATCGTGCTGCATGCGGTGTGGAACGGTTCGGCCACGTTCTTCAACTTCTTCGAGGTCTACGCCACGCTGCAGGTGCCGTTGTTCGTCGCGTTCATCGTCGGCATCCTGTTCCTTCGTCGTGAGGAGTCGCGGCTCACGCGCGCCCGTCTCGGCGAGTACGCGGACGCCGGCTGGTTCACCCCGCAGGAGGTCGACATGCTGGCCACCGCGCCGGGGCGGCGCTCGGCCCTCGCGTGGTCGCGGACGCTCCGGGGTGACCGCTCCTCGATCATGAAGAGCTTCATCAGGGATGCCACCGCCCTGGCGGCCGCACGACAGAGGGCGCTCTCGGGCCGGGACCCGTACGCGGTGGCGACCGAGCGTCAGCTCCTGGAGCGGACGACGGCGGCGCGGGCGGCTCTGCTGGCGCCCTGA
- a CDS encoding fumarylacetoacetate hydrolase family protein has translation MRFAHVRSPEGAESPRLVSVHAEEFSFVDEFFAGAPRTLEQLIAGGDALLDQVRDAATSAPRHPLAGVVFASAVLAPPSILAVGLNYAAHSGELGLKTDAGPTVFVLWPNSLTAHESTTSWPRALSEAVDYEAELGVIIGRPGRDVPEAEALNHVWGYTVVNDITARNIQFSEAQWSRCKSFDGFTPTGPFVVTADEIPDPQDLHIWTVVDGHTVQDASTGQMVRSVATLIHKLSESATLLPGTLISTGSPGGAGYSRDPQIFLRDRSTVTVGIDGIGELTTHCRILD, from the coding sequence ATGCGTTTCGCCCACGTCCGTTCCCCGGAAGGGGCGGAGTCCCCCCGTCTGGTCAGCGTCCACGCCGAGGAGTTCTCCTTCGTCGACGAGTTCTTCGCCGGTGCCCCCCGCACCCTGGAGCAGCTCATCGCGGGCGGCGACGCGCTGCTCGATCAGGTTCGGGATGCCGCGACCTCGGCGCCGCGGCATCCGTTGGCCGGGGTCGTCTTCGCGTCGGCGGTGCTCGCTCCCCCGTCGATCCTCGCGGTCGGACTCAACTACGCCGCCCACTCAGGCGAGCTCGGGCTGAAGACCGACGCGGGGCCGACCGTGTTCGTGCTGTGGCCGAACTCCCTCACCGCGCACGAGTCGACGACGTCGTGGCCGCGCGCGCTGAGCGAGGCGGTCGACTACGAAGCCGAGCTCGGTGTGATCATCGGGCGGCCCGGGCGCGACGTGCCGGAGGCCGAGGCTCTCAACCATGTCTGGGGCTACACCGTGGTCAACGACATCACGGCGCGCAACATCCAGTTCTCCGAGGCGCAGTGGTCGCGCTGCAAGTCGTTCGACGGCTTCACCCCCACGGGTCCGTTCGTCGTGACGGCCGATGAGATCCCCGACCCGCAGGACCTCCACATCTGGACCGTCGTCGACGGTCACACGGTGCAGGATGCCAGCACCGGCCAGATGGTGCGGTCGGTGGCGACGCTCATCCACAAGCTGTCGGAGTCGGCGACCCTCCTGCCCGGGACCCTCATCTCGACGGGAAGCCCCGGCGGGGCCGGGTATTCGCGCGACCCGCAGATCTTCCTCCGCGACCGCTCGACCGTCACGGTCGGCATCGACGGCATCGGCGAGCTGACCACGCACTGCCGCATCCTGGACTGA